From a region of the Lactuca sativa cultivar Salinas chromosome 4, Lsat_Salinas_v11, whole genome shotgun sequence genome:
- the LOC111899652 gene encoding uncharacterized protein LOC111899652, producing the protein MGDSIRDMTTKFAKPKKFEGFDFGCWKKRMHFMMTTLKATYVLTTPRPAEPAEDVAETAEETRRRLKWDNDDYICKGHILNGMSDALFDIHSEALCAKELWDTIELKYITKDASSKKFLVSDFNNYKMEDSRSVTERYDELLDIYDQFKLHRMDMDESIVVSTIIDKLHPSWKDFKHNLKHQKEELSLVQLASHIRIEESLRAQESNKSKKPKGTVEP; encoded by the coding sequence ATGGGTGACTCAATCCGCGATATGACCACTAAGTTTGCCAAGCCGAAGAAGTTTGAAGGCTTTGACTTTGGGTGTTGGAAGAAAAGGATGCACTTCATGATGACCACTCTAAAAGCAACATACGTGCTGACTACTCCAAGACCAGCAGAGCCTGCAGAAGATGTTGCTGAGACTGCTGAAGAGACAAGAAGGAGACTGAAGTGGGACAATGATGACTACATCTGCAAAGGTCACATTCTGAATGGTATGTCTGATGCTTTATTTGATATCCATAGTGAAGCCTTGTGTGCCAAGGAGTTGTGGGACACCATTGAACTGAAATACATTACTAAggatgcttctagcaagaagtttctggTCAGTGACTTTAATAATTATAAGATGGAAGATTCAAGGTCTGTCACTGAACGATATGAtgaactccttgacatatacgaccAATTTAAATTGCACCGTATGGATATGGATGAATCCATTGTTGTGTCCACTATCATTGACAAACTGCATCCGTCCTGGAAAGACTTCAAACATAACTTGAAACATCAAAAGGAGGAACTGTCATTGGTTCAACTTGCTAGTCACATTCGTATTGAAGAATCTCTTCGTGCGCAGGAAAGTAACAAATCTAAAAAACCCAAAGGAACAGTTGAACCTTGA